The stretch of DNA TTCGTCGTAAGCAACGTGGCAGGTCGGCTGACCTCTGCGTAAATCATCATCATCCATTGCTGGCAGATCATCATGAATGAGCGAGTAACTATGAGTGAGTTCCACTGCGCAGGCCGCCGCGTCGCCTTGCTCAATGGGGCTGCGCAGGGCAACGACGGTAGCGTAAACTAGGGCGGGACGAAGACGTTTGCCGCCATTGAGGACGCTATATCGCATGGCTTGGTATAGACGTGACGCATCGCCCTCAGCAGGAGGTAGACATTTTTCAAGGAGCTGGTTACTACGTTCCTGGCACTGGCGAATAAAGGGTTGAATTTGCATTGGTTATTCCGTTGATTCGAAAGGTTCCAATTTGATTTTGTCTTCACCTTGAATCAGAATTTGTACTTTTTGCTCGGCCTGCGCCAGCATACGTTGGCATTCTCGGGTTAACTTTATGCCCTGTTCAAAGGCCTGCAGAGATTCTTCCAGGGAAAAGTCGCCGTTCTCCATGCGTTCTACGAGTTGTTCCAGATCACTTAAGGCTTTTTCAAAATCGTAACCCTTTGGTTTTTTCGGCATAACCTCATTCCCAATAAATGCTTTATTAATTTCAGCAAGGCGCCAACGTTAACTAACAAACCCGGGTCGGTCAATGGTGGTTTTTGATATAGATCGGTTTTTATCAAGTATCTTTGCTCGCAAGTTTCGAGATTAAAAAAGAAAGCTCAAATAACAATATTTTTTAATGTTAACCGGGCTTTTATAGGCGAAAATGAGGCGTGCGGACTTCAGTTCATTTTGGCTTGACCGATATAAGCTTTATCAGCTTCATTTTGCATAGCAGGCGAGTGTTAGCCTAGTAATCAAGAGATTTGTTAGGAGTAAAGCGTGGATTTAGCGACCTTAATTGGGATGCTTGGGGCATTTGGTATTGTCATTATGGCGATGGTGCTGGGTGGTTCCGTTGGTATTTTTGTGAACGTACCGTCACTGTTGATTGTAATTGTGGGCAGTTTGATGGTTGTATTAATGAAGTTCTCACTGGGTCAGTTTTTGGGCGCTGTTAAGGTGGCCGGAAAGGCATTTATATACAAACTGGATAAAATTGAAGAGCTTATCCCGCTGGTGGTTGAGCTGGCTGATGTGGCCCGCAAAGGTGGATTACTGGCACTGGAAGGGAAGGAAGTGAACAACCCATTTCTCAAGGAAGGTATAAAAATGTTGGTGGATGGTCATGATAGTGAAGTGGTGCGAGAGATGTTGGTCAAGGACATGAAACAAACGGAGGAGCGACATGGCTGGGGTGCAAAAGTCTTTATGGCAATGGGCGATGTCGCGCCGGCGATGGGAATGATAGGTACGTTAGTTGGTCTGGTTGCGATGCTATCAAATATGGATGACCCAAAAGCTATCGGTCCGGCGATGGCGGTGGCGCTACTGACAACACTCTATGGTGCGATGCTGGCTAATATGGTGGCGATACCTATCGCTAATAAGCTGGAGCTGCGCAAGGTCGAAGAAGGTCGTGTTAAATCGCTTTGTATTGATGCTTTGATGGCGATACAGGCGGGTCAAAATCCACGAGTTATCAGCTCCATGCTCAAAACCTATCTGGCACCTTCGCAGCGTGAGACGAAGAAGAAAGAATAGTTGCGACGTTCATTGCATGCCATTAAATCAAAGACAGTATTAACGATGAGTGAACAAATTACTCGTCAGAGTGAAGAAGTTTAGCCATGGCAGAAATAACAGAAGATTGCCCTGAATGTCCGACCGGGATTCCCGCGTGGATGGCGACCTTTGCCGATCTTATGTCGCTGCTGATGTGCTTTTTTGTGCTGCTACTGTCTTTTTCGGAAATGGATGTCCTGAAATACAAGCAGTTGTCTGGTTCTATGCGCGATGCCTTTGGCGTACAGCGCCAAATTAATGTCAAAGATGTCCCTAAAGGTACCAGTGTTATTGCGCAAGAATTTAGTCCTGGACGGCCTGAACCGACGCCCATCAGCGAAGTGAGACAAGCGACAGTTGATGATACGCAAAGCAGCCTCGACATTGGTGAGCGGACTCCGCAGGAGCCGAAACCGGATCAGAAACTGGATCAAAAGTCTGACATTAAAGTGACGGTTGATGAAGAGTTGGCCAAGCAGTTGTTGGTAGAGAAGTTGCAAACACTCATTAAGGCAACAGAGGACGATGCACGAAATTTAGCCAGTGCGCTAAAAAAGGAAATCAGCTCCGGTAAGGTCGACGTGGAGACGCGTGGTCGACGCATTATCATCAGAGTGCGTGAGCAAGGCTCTTTTCCGTCTGGTTCGGCGGAGCTAAGACGACAATTTCGACCGGTTATGGCGATGGTGCGTAATGTCTTGAAAACAGTGCCGGGGAAGGTGTCAGTGGAAGGTCATACGGATAGCATACCAATTTCAACTTCGGTATTTCGTTCTAATTGGGATTTGTCTTCAGCGCGTGCGCTGTCGGTGGCACATGAATTATTTTCGGGAGATACGTTAGATCATAATCGGTTTATGGTGACGGGATTTGCCGACACGAAACCAATCGCTGCCAACGATAATGAAGAGAATCGTGCGCGTAATCGTCGTGTTGAAATTGTAATTCACCAGGGGCTGGACGATGAAACCAGCGAAGAGCTTAAGAAAATGCAGCAGATCGACCCTGGATTGATACGGGAGTTTAATCTTGATAGCACATTCATATTAACACCCGATGAAGTCTTTTAGATTCTGCTCAGAATGGACGACTTAAAGGGCGTGCTCAAGAGTACAATGCAAGGTGAACTTTATGGATAGACCGGATAGAAGGCGTTATTTTCGCATTGATGATCTTGTCGGGTTGAGTTATCGGCTTGTCGATGTGGAAACTGCTGAGGAGGATGCAAAATCAGCGGATAACATCCAAATTACAGCCATTGATTTGTTGAAGTCGATTGATCAGGAACTCACCGAAGTGCTTAATACTCTCTGGCAAAGCAGTCCAGCAGCAGCCAACGCAATTGGGTTGTTGAATAAAAAGATAGATATAATCGCTGCCGAAATCGATTTGGATTATGACCGGCTTCGCGGTCTTGATGTGAAATCGAAGCAGGTCAACCTGAGTGCCTGTGGTATGGCTTTCGAGTGCCAGGAACGCTTTGATATTGGTCAGGTGTTGATTTTGAATATTGTTCTAAAGCCTGCAAATACCCATGTTCGAACGCAAGGACGAATTGTCGGTTGCGATTGGTTGGATGGCGATGAGGGCCGTACCTATCTACTTAGGGTGGATTTTGATTGTGTTGGGTGCGCCGAAGAGGAGCAGTTGATTCAGCACATTGTTCGCCGCCAAGCCAACCAAATAGGAAACCAGCGTCTTACTGAGGAATAGCACTAAAGTATAGCGCTTAGGAATCGTTCGGCCCCTCCAGTTAGAAGACCTTTCCTGTGATAACAGTGCTCTTGCCAAGCGCTATTCCAGTCTCTATTATCCCTGCATCAATTGAAAAGAGGCGTTTGTGTTGACAGCAAATTTACTCCGCGCCTACGCATTTTATTGTGCAAAGAAATATTAAGGTGCTCATCATCATTACCATACATGACCAGTTCAAGATGACTTGCTATGACTGAACCAAACCAGCTAACGGGCTGGCAGGCCTATAAAAGACTATTGGTTTATGTCGGGTTATTTTGGGGCGCCTTTTTACTGAGCGTGATGGGCTTCGCCTTGTACGCGTCAACACAGGCTGCTTTTGCTTCATTGATGGAGTTTGTTCCTGTCGCCTTTGAGCAAAGCTCGAGTGCCCCTCCCAACGTCTGGTTTTTACCCGATGCGGCGTTAACTAAGCTGGGTTCTCCGGAGTCTTACCAGTATTTTCTCCCCCTCGCTGTGGTTGGCATCGTGGTTTTCAGAGGGGTTGGTTCTTATTTTGGCGGATACTATATTGCTCTGGTGGCGCGTAATGTAGTGAACCGAATGCGTCAAGATTTGTTTAATCATATGCTGACGCTGCCGGGGGCCTTTTTTGGCAACAACACCTCCGGTCACCTCATTTCCACACTTACTTTTAATGTCGAGCAAATTACCGGCGCCGCCACCGATGCGCTGAAAGTCATTATTAGGGAAGGTTTGACAGTGGTTGTACTGTTGGCCTATATCTTTTGGTTGAACTGGAAATTATCTCTGATTTTCCTGATTGTAGGTCCCTTTGTCGGGCTGATCGTGAGCTACGCGTCTAAGCTTTTTCGAAAATATAGTAGACGTATCCAAGATTCAATGGGTGGCGTCACCCATGTTGCCTCAGAAGCGATTAAAGGCTTTCAGGTGGTGCGTGCATTTGGCGGCAAGGAATATGAAAGGGCTCGATTCCAGGTGGCCAGCAGCAATAATCTTAAGCAAAGTTTAAAACTGGCAAAGGTTGATGAAATTAGTACGCCTATTATTCAGGTACTGATGTTCTCATCAATAGCCATATTGTTCTGGTTTGGTTTAAGTCCAGGGTTTAGAGGGGAAATGGATATCGGTGAATTTCTGGCCTATATCACGGCGGCTAGCCTAATCGCTAAGCCGCTGAAACAGTTAACCTCAGTCAATGCCAAAATTCAGCGAGGCATCGCTGCAGCGCAGAGTATTTTTGCTATCACCGACCAGGAACAGGAATTAGATGAAGGTACCTTGCCACTAAATGAGCCTGATGGGCGCATTGAGTTTCGCGACCTGACTTTCTCTTATACGAGCGAGCAGGAGCCGGTGCTGAGCCATATTAATTTAACGATAGAGCCGGGCGAGACGCTGGCGCTAGTGGGGCGATCCGGTAGTGGCAAATCTACTCTGGTTAATTTGTTGCCGCGTTTTTACGAAGCTCTATATGGGCAGATTCTAATCGATGGCCATCCGATTCAAGATTATTGTTTAAAGGATTTACGCAAGCACATCGCTATCGTGAATCAGGATATCGTATTATTTCAGGACACGGTTGCACGTAATATCGCCTATGGTGATTTGGCCGACGCGTCGCAGGAAGCCATCGATGATGCGGCAAGAGCAGCGCATGCAACCGAATTCATCGATACTCTGCCGCTGGGTATGAATACTCAAATAGGCGAGGATGGCGTAACCCTTTCGGGAGGACAAAGGCAGCGCTTGGCTCTAGCACGAGCGATTCTCAAGGATGCGCCCATTCTAATCCTGGACGAGGCGACCTCTGCGTTGGATACCGAATCCGAACGCTTCATCCAGGAAGCGCTAAAAACGGTGGTAAAAGGTCGCACCACCTTGGTAATTGCACATCGTTTGTCGACCATTGAGAACGCCAATCGAATAGCGGTTATGGACAAGGGCTGTATTGTCGAGCTGGGGACGCATGAGGAGTTGCTTGCGAAGGATGGTGCCTATGCACAGCTTTATCGTATGCAGTTCAATGAGAATGCCAGCGCTTAACCTGGAGCGGCATAATCTTTACTGCCAGCCTAACGTCTGAACCTAGAGAAGGAATGACCAAGCTTTCGCCTCTAGTTGGCAATATTGCTATACTTTGCCCGATCTACTCTCAGTGTTTGGAATTGAAACTATGAAGTTGGAAATACCCCGTTTTAATCAGGCTCACGTCACGGTAATCGGTGATGTGATGCTGGATCGATATTGGTACGGCGGTACTTCACGTATATCTCCAGAAGCGCCGGTTCCGGTGGTCGGTGTAAAGCATCGCGATGAACGTCCTGGCGGCGCAGCCAACGTGTCGTTAAATATTGCTGCGCTGGGAACGACAACCGAGCTGATTGGTGTCGTCGGCAAGGATGAAGCCGCCCAGTCCTTGTGTGAACGATTGGGAGCCGTAGATGTGATTTGCGATTTTCAGACATCAGATACCCGACCGACCATCACCAAGCTCAGAGTGATTAGTCAAAACCAGCAGCTGTTACGACTGGATTTTGAAGAAGCATTTCAGGCGAGCGATGTCGATCAATTTCCCGCTAAATTAAAAAGCTATATTCTCAACACCGGTGCCCTGGTGCTTTCAGACTATGGTAAGGGGGCGTTAAAGGAACCACAAAAACTGATTGCCCTGGCGCGTGCTGCGAAGGTGCCTGTGCTGGTTGACCCCAAGGGTACCGACTTTACCAAATATCGTGGTGCAACGTTGATTACCCCCAATCTCAAAGAATTTGAGGCCGTTGTCGGGCATTGCAATAGCGAGCAGGAGTTGGTCGATCGCGGCATTGCACTGCTACGAGAATTAAAAGTAGAGGCTTTGCTGGTAACCCGCAGTGAGCATGGCATGACGCTGTTGCGAGACGGTGAAGCAGAGTTGCATTTGCCAGCCCGAGCGCGAGAAGTGTTTGATGTGACGGGAGCTGGAGATACGGTTATTTCGGTAATCGCTGCCTCTTTGGCGGCTGGCAGTGGTTTGCCTCAAGCGGTTGCCTTGGCGAATATCGCCGCTGGCTTGGTTGTCGCCAAGTTGGGTACCGCGACGGTTAGTGTGCCGGAACTCAGGAGAGCGGTGCAGCGTGAACAAGGTTCTGAGCGGGGAGTGGTGAGTGAGGAGCAATTGCTCATGGTGATTGAAGATGCCCATGCTCATGGGGAAAAAATAGTTTTTACGAATGGTTGCTTCGATATTATTCACGCGGGGCATGTTGGTTATCTCGAAGAAGCGGGGAGTTTAGGTGATCGTCTAATCGTGGCGGTCAATACCGATGAGTCAGTGGCGCGCTTAAAAGGCCCAGGGCGCCCCATTAATCCCGTTGAACGACGTATGCGGGTGCTGGCTGGATTGGGCGCAGTGGACTGGGTGGTGCCCTTTGCTCAGGATACCCCCGAAGAATTATTACAAAAAGTGCGGCCGGATGTGTTAGTCAAAGGCGGCGATTACAAGGTGAGTGACATTGTCGGTGCTGAGCTAGTAAGCTCCTATGGCGGAGAGGTTAAGGTGCTGAGTTTTATCGATGAGCTATCCACGACCGCTATTGTGGAAAAAATCAAACAACGCCAATGAACCGGTGTTTTTACACGCTAGTCTACTACCTGTTACTACCCTTTATTTTTCTGCGTCTGCTATGGCGAGCACGTAAAGCGCCCGATTACGCCAAGCGCTGGCCTGAGCGTTTAGGCTTTTTTCCGGCACCGCCTCAAACTGGCGGGCTTTGGTTGCATTCGGTCTCTGTGGGGGAAACCATTGCCGCTGCGCCACTAATTAAGCAGATTCAGCAGGCCTACCCGCAATTGCCAATAGTGATTACCACCATGACGCCCACTGGTTCCGATCGAGTTCGTGCAATATTTGGCGACTCAGTGTTCCATGTTTATATTCCGTATGATATCCCCTGTGCGGTTAATCGGTTTTTGGCGAAAACTCAGCCAAAGCTGGTGTTGATCATGGAAACTGAGCTTTGGCCGAATCTGATCCACTGTTGTCACCAGAATAACATCCCGCAGATAGTGATGAACGCGCGTATGTCTGAACGTTCCGCACGCGGTTATCAACGCTTTGCAAAATTGGCAAAAGGCATGCTAGGTAAACTCAGCCTGGTTGCGGCGCAAACTGCAGGAGATGCTGAGAGATTGTTAAGTCTTGGCTTGCTACAAGAGCAGCTGGTAGTGACGGGAAGCCTTAAGTTTGATATCCGCGTCCCAGAAGAAATTAAAAGCCAATCGCAGGGGATACGCAGTAGCTGGGGTAATGACCGGCCAGTTTGGATTGCCGCGAGTACCCATGCGGGTGAAGACGAGCAGGTGCTGGCAGCCTACCAGTGGCTAAGACAGAAACTGCCTGATTTACTGTTGGTATTGGTGCCGCGCCATCCAGAACGGTTTACTCAGGCGGCGGTTTTGTGCCAGTCCTCTGGCTTGAATGTTTCGCGCCGTAGTGCGCGGGAGGCGGTCACCGCAGACACCCATGTTATGCTGAGTGATACCATGGGTGAGCTATTGCTATTGTATGCTACCGCAGATGTGGCGTTTGTGGGCGGTACTCTGGTGCCAACTGGGGGGCACAATTTTCTTGAGCCAGCTGCATTGGGAGTACCGGTAATCTGCGGGCCGCATCGCTTTAATTTCGCTCAGGTCAGTGAGATGTTGCTTGTCGCAGGTGCTATGCGTGAAGTCTCGAACGCATCAGAATTGGGTACGGCTGTGTTGGCTGTATTAACACAACCCACGTTGCATCAGCAGATGAGTAGCGCCGGTGCGGCAGTCATCGCGGCTAACCGCGGTGCTCAGCAACGAATGTTCGAGCAGATTAAGGGGTTTTTGGAGTCTTCCCCTCCTCGGTGAGGGTTAACCACCGATTAAAGGACTCTAAGTCGGTAACGCTGAGCGTTCCAGCAATCCTTTTTAGTCGCAGGCTATCGATAATGTAATCATAGATAGCGTTATAGTAATTCCGCTGGGCTTCGAACAGAGTATTTCTTACCTGCAAGACATCGACAATATTACGTGTACCAACCTCATAGCCGCCTTCCGTTGCTTCCAAAGCACTCTGGCTGGATTTTAGTGCCAGTTTACGTGCCGCTACACGGAGCACATCGGAGTTAACGGTGCGGTGTTGGCGTTGAATGTCCTGCTTGATAGTACGATATTGATTCTCATAATTTTCTTTTGCTTGCGTCAGGCGATGATGTGCTTCACGCACTCGGGATTGGGTGCCGCCGCCTTGGAAAATAGGAATGTTTAATTCCAATGCATAGTTTTCGATATCCGATTCGTTCCCTAAAAAAGAAATACCACCGTCTTCGGAGTGGGAGTAGCTTGCGACGGCGTCCAGTGTAGGCAAGTGGCCGGACTTCTGTCGCTTAACCTCCTGCTTCGCAGCTGCCACCTGATGCTGACTGGCGTTGAGAGATAGATTGTGTTCCAGCGCCGTGGCAATCCATTCCTGCAGTGAGGCGGGATTAGGGTTGGTGATGGGCATGCTTTTATCAAGCTGATTGATTTTGTTATAACGGCTATTAGTTAAAGTCTCGAGTGCGGTGAAACTATTGTCGCGTTCCTCTTCCTGGGTGATACGGACAACGCGAGAAAGATCATACACTGCGCGCGCTTCGTGCACATCGGTTACCGCAATCAGGCCTACATCAAAACGCTCCTGAGTTTGATCCAGTTGTCGTCGAAAGGCGGTCTCTGCTGCTACGGCTGAGCTGAGATTGTCTTCGGCGCGCAGAATATTAAAATAGGCTTCGGCAACTCGAATAATCAGGTCCTGCTCGGCGTTGCTGTATTCAGCCAGCGCCTGTTTACTGCTTTCCTTGGCGGATAGCAGTTGAAACCAGCGGTCAGCACGAAATAATGGTTGCGTCAGTCGCGCTGAATAACCATTGGAGTTAAAGCGTTCTTGCGTATTGGAACTGCCACCAGCGAATTCACGGTCAATCGTTGCCGTATTTGCACTCAGAGTCAGGTCTGGTAGCAGCAGGGCTCGGCTTTGCGGAATTGCTTCTAGTTCTGCTTGCAATTGGGCATGAGCGGCACGTACTTGTGGATCTTCGTTCTGAGCCTCCGCAAATATTTGTAACAAATCGGTGGCCAAGCAATAATTGCTGATCATAACGCTAACGATGAACAGTACAATTGTTTTTAGTTGTCTTGGGAGCTGTCTTCGGAACTGTCTTAGAAACATAGGCTTATATCAGAATTAAATGGAGGTTTAGGTTCGACCGGAAGAATCAGTGTTGAATTATAGGGGAGAATGGGAGCGTCGGCCAATCTTAAATAGACAAGGTGTAGCTCGCTCCCTAAACTGTCCTTTTGACACGAGAAAATCTGCGAGCTAATGCTGACTAAAACAGTGCTCAAGTTCGCATCAAATCTATCCTTCATTTAAGATTAAGATCGTTAAAGCATGAATAAACTGTCCATTTTATTTTTATGTACCGGAAATTCTTGCCGCTCACAGATGGCGGAAGGCTGGGCAAAACATTTGTTCGCGCAATCCAGTTTGGCAAAAACCTATCAGTTGCAGATATCTTCATCGGGGATCGAAGCACATGGTGTCAATCCACGGACAGTTGAGGTGATGGCTGAAGTGGGTATCGATATCAGTGGGCAAACATCAGATGCGCTTGAGCCAGGAATACTTGAACGACATGATTGGGTTATTACATTGTGCTCGCATGCCGATAAAAACTGTCCGGTATTACCTGGCAATGTGGCGCGGCAACACTGGGATTTGCCGGATCCGGCAAAAGCCAAGCGAAAGGGAGGTATTTTAGCTGCTTTTAGGGAGTCAAGAGATAGAATCCGTCTGGCGGTAGAAGAGTTGATCATTATGTTCGAACGGCGTAATACGGCTGAATTAGCACCACAGTTTGATCGCGCCGATATTGAAATTATTAAGCAGGAAAGCCCGTTTAAAGGTTTTTTTGAAATGCAGGAAATTACCCTGCGTCATAAACTGTTTGAAGGGGGTTGGAGTGAGGTTTTCACGCGTGAGCTTTTTGTGCGGGGGTTGGCGGTGGTGGCCTTGTTGTATGATCCACAGCAGGATCAGGTGATTTTAATTGAACAGTTTCGTATCGGGTCGCTGGAGGATAGGCGTAGCCCTTGGTTATTGGAGTTGGTAGCCGGCATGGTAGAGCCGGGCGAAATTCCCGAGCAAGTGGTACGTAGAGAGGCGATGGAAGAAGCTGGCTGTGTGGTTAAGGACGTGGTAAAACTCTATGATTATTGGGTCAGCCCCGGCGCTACCAACGAACAGGTTGCTATCTATTGTGGACGAGTCGATACTCAGGGGGTTGGTGGTGTGCATGGGTTGGATTATGAACATGAAGATATTCGCGTTGAAGTGGTTGCCGCAGATTGGGCATTTATGGCGATAGATTCCGGCATAATTAATAATGCCGCTACAATAATGGCGTTGCAGTGGTTACAATTAAATCGAAAACGGCTCCAACAGGAGTGGTGCTAGCCAGTCATATCGAGTGCAGGTTGTATGAATAGAGTATGAAAAAATTGCGGTATGTCCCAGATCTTTGCGAGCTGATGGCGGAGTGTGAAGCCAACTATGCGCGATTACAAAAATTAATGCCAACAATGGAGCAAGCGACACGGCGTATTTTCGGAGTTGCCTCGAAATCAGATCAACCGGTACAAATCTGCTTGGAAGTGATAGAGGAGTTTAAATACACCGCCACCATTCGCTTTACTCATCAGGATAAAGCCGGTCATTGGTTAAGAAAACCAGCACTGCTCATCCGCATTTACCATGATGCCCGTATGGCAGAAGTGGTTGAGCTGGAAAACAGCCAGCAACTAAAGGGCGTATATCGTTATCCCAACGCAAAGATGTATCAGCCGGATGAAAAAATGCAACGTAACCTGTATCTGGGAGAATGGTTGCGGCAATGTCTGGCGCAGGGCTATGCCGTCGATAAGCTTGATTTTGCTAGGGTTTTCTGAAGTAATGTACAGGTTAGGATGATAATTGATTGTTTCTATGTTGCCAGCCTTAGCGCCTTATATTATTTATATTCACGGTTTTAACAGCTCACCGGCATCCTTTAAAGCGGCATATTTAAAAAACTATTTAAGCCAAATTGGCTGTGCTGAAAGTTATGTTGCCCCGGCTTTGGATTATCGTCCTCAACTGGCGATTGAGCAGTTGTGCGAATTGATTGAACAATACCTATCCAAATTTAATATTACCTTGATCGGTAGCTCGCTTGGCGGCTACTATGCCACTTACCTAACGGAAAAATATGGGGTTAATTCGGTACTGATTAATCCAGCAGTAGCGCCCTATAGGATGATGGCGCAAGCACTTGGAAAGCAGCGTAATTACCATACTCAGCAAAGGTATGATATTACGCAAAGGGAGGTTGACCAACTGCGTCAAATCGAGCAGTTGGAATTGACCGATCCCAACAAATATTTGGTATTACTGCAAACAGGTGATGATACCCTCGATTATCGCGAAGCGGCACATAAGTACGCGAATTCAAAGTTGATAATAAGACAAGGTGGCTCGCACGGGTTTGATCATTTTGATCAGGCAGTGCCTGATATACTGCATTTTGCGGGCTTGGTAATTAACTGAAACTCATCGAATTAAGAGCATTATGACAACTGCAACCTACACGGCGGAATCCATTGAAGTATTGAGCGGGCTTGACCCGGTCAAACGACGTCCCGGTATGTACACCGATACGTCGCGGCCTAATCATTTGGCGCAAGAGGTAGTGGATAACAGTGTTGATGAGGCAATTGCCGGGTATGCCAAGCGCATCCATGTCGAATTGCATCCAGATAGCTCACTCTCGGTAGAGGATGACGGGCGAGGCATGCCGGTAGACATCCATCCAGAAGAAGGGGTCAGTGGTGTCGAACTTATTCTGACCCGACTACATGCGGGCGGTAAGTTTTCCAATAAGAATTATCAGTTTTCTGGCGGTCTGCACGGTGTTGGCGTGTCTGTCGTCAATGCCTTGTCACGACGTTTGGAAGTGGAAATACGCCGCGATGGTAAGAAATATCGGACGGTTTTTGCTGATGGTGACAAGCAGGAAGATTTAAGGGTGGTGGATACGGTCGGGCAGCGTAACACCGGAACCAAGGTGCATTTCTGGCCGAATGTTAGCTATTTTGATTCGCCTAAATTTTCAGTGCCACGTTTAAAACACACACTGCGGGCCAAAGCAGTACTTTGCCCGGGCTTGGAAGTTAGCTTTGTCGATCATATCAGCGGTGAACAGGATACCTGGTATTACGAAGATGGACTCAAGGATTATCTGACAGGCTCCACCCGTGAGTATGAAACCGTACCTTTGGAGCCCTTTACTGGGGCGTTAGCGGCAGAAGGTGAAGCGGCAGACTGGGCTGTGCAATGGCTACCAGAAGGTGGCGAGTTGATTACGGAAAGCTATGTCAACCTCATTCCCACTGCACAGGGCGGCACTCATGTGAATGGTTTTCGCACCGGCCTGTTGGAGGCTATGCGGGAATTTTGTGAGTTCCGCAATCTGGTGCCGCGAGGTGTTAAGTTGTCACCGGAAGATATTTGGGATCGTTGTGCCTACATCCTTTCGGTAAAAATGACCGACCCACAGTTCTCCGGGCAGACCAAAGAACGCCTTTCCTCGCGCCAGTGTGCACCCTTTGTCTCAGGGGTTGTTAAGGATGCCTTTAGTCTGTGGCTCAATAGTCATACCGAAGCGGCGGAGCAATTGGCGGATATGGCGATTGACAGCGCACAACGTCGCTTGCGTGCGAGCAAAAAAGTCATCCGCAAAAAAATTACCAGCGGTCCGGCGTTGCCGGGTAAACTCTCTGACTGTAGCAGTCAGGACATGAGTCGCACAGAGTTGTTTTTGGTCGAAGGTGATTCGGCGGGAGGTTCCGCCAAGCAAGCTCGCGAAAGGGAGTTTCAGGCGGTATTGCCATTGCGCGGTAAGATCCTCAACACCTGGGAGGTGGATTCAGGAGAAATTTTGGCGTCGCAGGAAGTCCATGATATTTCCG from Pseudomonadales bacterium encodes:
- a CDS encoding exodeoxyribonuclease VII small subunit, with product MPKKPKGYDFEKALSDLEQLVERMENGDFSLEESLQAFEQGIKLTRECQRMLAQAEQKVQILIQGEDKIKLEPFESTE
- a CDS encoding flagellar motor protein MotB — encoded protein: MAEITEDCPECPTGIPAWMATFADLMSLLMCFFVLLLSFSEMDVLKYKQLSGSMRDAFGVQRQINVKDVPKGTSVIAQEFSPGRPEPTPISEVRQATVDDTQSSLDIGERTPQEPKPDQKLDQKSDIKVTVDEELAKQLLVEKLQTLIKATEDDARNLASALKKEISSGKVDVETRGRRIIIRVREQGSFPSGSAELRRQFRPVMAMVRNVLKTVPGKVSVEGHTDSIPISTSVFRSNWDLSSARALSVAHELFSGDTLDHNRFMVTGFADTKPIAANDNEENRARNRRVEIVIHQGLDDETSEELKKMQQIDPGLIREFNLDSTFILTPDEVF
- the hldE gene encoding bifunctional D-glycero-beta-D-manno-heptose-7-phosphate kinase/D-glycero-beta-D-manno-heptose 1-phosphate adenylyltransferase HldE yields the protein MKLEIPRFNQAHVTVIGDVMLDRYWYGGTSRISPEAPVPVVGVKHRDERPGGAANVSLNIAALGTTTELIGVVGKDEAAQSLCERLGAVDVICDFQTSDTRPTITKLRVISQNQQLLRLDFEEAFQASDVDQFPAKLKSYILNTGALVLSDYGKGALKEPQKLIALARAAKVPVLVDPKGTDFTKYRGATLITPNLKEFEAVVGHCNSEQELVDRGIALLRELKVEALLVTRSEHGMTLLRDGEAELHLPARAREVFDVTGAGDTVISVIAASLAAGSGLPQAVALANIAAGLVVAKLGTATVSVPELRRAVQREQGSERGVVSEEQLLMVIEDAHAHGEKIVFTNGCFDIIHAGHVGYLEEAGSLGDRLIVAVNTDESVARLKGPGRPINPVERRMRVLAGLGAVDWVVPFAQDTPEELLQKVRPDVLVKGGDYKVSDIVGAELVSSYGGEVKVLSFIDELSTTAIVEKIKQRQ
- the msbA gene encoding lipid A export permease/ATP-binding protein MsbA, whose product is MTEPNQLTGWQAYKRLLVYVGLFWGAFLLSVMGFALYASTQAAFASLMEFVPVAFEQSSSAPPNVWFLPDAALTKLGSPESYQYFLPLAVVGIVVFRGVGSYFGGYYIALVARNVVNRMRQDLFNHMLTLPGAFFGNNTSGHLISTLTFNVEQITGAATDALKVIIREGLTVVVLLAYIFWLNWKLSLIFLIVGPFVGLIVSYASKLFRKYSRRIQDSMGGVTHVASEAIKGFQVVRAFGGKEYERARFQVASSNNLKQSLKLAKVDEISTPIIQVLMFSSIAILFWFGLSPGFRGEMDIGEFLAYITAASLIAKPLKQLTSVNAKIQRGIAAAQSIFAITDQEQELDEGTLPLNEPDGRIEFRDLTFSYTSEQEPVLSHINLTIEPGETLALVGRSGSGKSTLVNLLPRFYEALYGQILIDGHPIQDYCLKDLRKHIAIVNQDIVLFQDTVARNIAYGDLADASQEAIDDAARAAHATEFIDTLPLGMNTQIGEDGVTLSGGQRQRLALARAILKDAPILILDEATSALDTESERFIQEALKTVVKGRTTLVIAHRLSTIENANRIAVMDKGCIVELGTHEELLAKDGAYAQLYRMQFNENASA
- a CDS encoding PilZ domain-containing protein is translated as MDRPDRRRYFRIDDLVGLSYRLVDVETAEEDAKSADNIQITAIDLLKSIDQELTEVLNTLWQSSPAAANAIGLLNKKIDIIAAEIDLDYDRLRGLDVKSKQVNLSACGMAFECQERFDIGQVLILNIVLKPANTHVRTQGRIVGCDWLDGDEGRTYLLRVDFDCVGCAEEEQLIQHIVRRQANQIGNQRLTEE
- the pomA gene encoding flagellar motor protein PomA, which encodes MDLATLIGMLGAFGIVIMAMVLGGSVGIFVNVPSLLIVIVGSLMVVLMKFSLGQFLGAVKVAGKAFIYKLDKIEELIPLVVELADVARKGGLLALEGKEVNNPFLKEGIKMLVDGHDSEVVREMLVKDMKQTEERHGWGAKVFMAMGDVAPAMGMIGTLVGLVAMLSNMDDPKAIGPAMAVALLTTLYGAMLANMVAIPIANKLELRKVEEGRVKSLCIDALMAIQAGQNPRVISSMLKTYLAPSQRETKKKE